The following are encoded together in the Narcine bancroftii isolate sNarBan1 chromosome 10, sNarBan1.hap1, whole genome shotgun sequence genome:
- the mcmbp gene encoding mini-chromosome maintenance complex-binding protein isoform X3, protein MFDPEFYMGIYETVDSNAKSKILRFGKYKDVAECGQEVALDSPKCVTLERQTFYCIPVPGESEWVKEVYASTSQARGNPSTSYTPSRHKRSYEEDEDMEMHPPKLKEQHAAGCSGSQGCGDAKRLEKEAPPGHQSLSNCTSIDLNFPLPEEKGPACLVKVYEDWDSFKVNDMLEVYGVLSVDPALGVMNEDSTKDGLSISDPAEYMDTMEEQRVHSPPPSLVPRLHAIVTRKLQHVNPFLPVTLNDKEKDYITNLMPELSTVRAELLGFLTHALLGDSLAAEYLLLHFISTVYTRRDVLPLGKFSVNLSGCPRNNGYTKCLHRTIQQLVPLSYCLPMTLHNMNTLRFIPHKDYTANRLVSGVLQLASNTSLMLDETLLEQGQLDATGVRNVTALGNLITWQKVDYDFNYHQMEFPCNINVLITSEGRSLLPSDCQVHLQAQMIPANVEEYMTNLLTAVLPSMLKKFRIYLSLLRLMDYSISDEVTKAVEEDFVEMRKSNPQSITAEDLHHLLVVARLVSLSAGHTTLSRERWQRAKQLEALRRSRIQQQAHVNGNEP, encoded by the exons ATGTTTGATCCAGAATTTTATATGGGGATTTATGAGACTGTGGATTCAAATGCCAAATCCAAG ATTCTACGCTTCGGAAAATACAAAGATGTTGCTGAATGTGGG CAAGAGGTTGCCTTAGACTCTCCCAAATGTGTAACTCTGGAAAGGCAAACATTTTATTGTATTCCTGTGCCTGGAGAGTCCGAGTGGGTCAAAG AAGTCTATGCCAGTACCAGCCAAGCCCGTGGGAATCCTTCCACATCCTACACTCCAAGTCGACACAAAAGAAGTTATGAGGAGGATGAAGACATGGAAATGCATCCCCCCAAACTAAAAGAGCAGCATGCAG CTGGCTGCAGTGGATCACAAGGATGTGGAGATGCAAAACGCCTTGAAAAGGAGGCTCCGCCTGGACACCAGAGCTTGTCAAACTGCACATCAATTGATCTCAACTTCCCATTACCAGAAGAGAAGGGCCCTGCATGCCTTGTGAAG GTCTATGAAGATTGGGATAGTTTCAAAGTCAATGATATGCTGGAAGTTTATGGGGTTTTATCAGTGGATCCAGCACTGGGAGTAATGAATGAAGACAG TACGAAGGATGGATTGTCGATCTCTGATCCGGCTGAGTATATGGACACCATGGAGGAACAACGTGTTCATAGTCCTCCACCTTCCTTGGTTCCAAGGCTTCATGCCATTGTCACTCGCAAACTTCAGCATGTTAATCCTTTCCTTCCTGTCACCCTGAATGACAAAGAAAAGGACT ATATCACAAACCTCATGCCTGAATTATCAACAGTCAGAGCTGAATTGCTTGGGTTTCTCACACATGCATTATTGGGCGATAGTCTGGCAGCTGAATATCTCCTGTTACATTTCATATCAACAGT ATACACACGGCGTGACGTTCTTCCATTGGGTAAGTTCTCGGTGAACCTGAGTGGCTGCCCCAGAAATAATGGTTACACAAAATGCCTGCACAGGACCATCCAACAATTGGTTCCATTA TCGTACTGTCTACCCATGACACTCCACAACATGAACACTCTGCGATTCATTCCACATAAAGACTACACAGCTAATCGCCTTGTTTCTGGAGTACTGCAGCTGGCCAGTAACACTTCTCTCATGTTAGATGAAACCTTGTTGGAACAGGGGCAGCTGGACGCCACAG GTGTTCGAAATGTGACGGCTCTGGGTAATTTGATTACTTGGCAGAAGGTAGACTATGACTTCAACTACCACCAGATGGAATTCCCTTGCAATATTAATGTACTCATCACTTCCGAAGGAAGATCTCTCTTACCA TCTGACTGTCAAGTCCACCTTCAAGCTCAGATGATTCCTGCCAACGTGGAAGAATACATGACCAACTTATTGACAGCTGTACTGCCTTCCATGCTGAAGAAATTTCGCATATACCTGAGCTTGCTTCGGCTAATGGACTACAGTATCTCTGATGAAGTAACCAAG GCTGTGGAGGAAGACTTTGTGGAGATGAGAAAGAGTAATCCTCAAAGCATAACTGCAGAAGATCTCCATCATTTGCTTGTCGTGGCAAG GTTGGTGTCGCTAAGTGCTGGCCACACCACTTTATCACGCGAGAGGTGGCAGCGAGCCAAGCAGCTGGAAGCTCTTCGCAGAAGTAGAATACAGCAACAAGCTCACGTAAATGGCAATGAACCTTGA
- the mcmbp gene encoding mini-chromosome maintenance complex-binding protein isoform X2, giving the protein MLSTLTDEVQNGAGGEWEKKVVEYFREKLKEATAANWVPSLNDVPLHYLKPNSLVKFRCLIQDMFDPEFYMGIYETVDSNAKSKILRFGKYKDVAECGQEVALDSPKCVTLERQTFYCIPVPGESEWVKEVYASTSQARGNPSTSYTPSRHKRSYEEDEDMEMHPPKLKEQHAAGCSGSQGCGDAKRLEKEAPPGHQSLSNCTSIDLNFPLPEEKGPACLVKVYEDWDSFKVNDMLEVYGVLSVDPALGVMNEDSTKDGLSISDPAEYMDTMEEQRVHSPPPSLVPRLHAIVTRKLQHVNPFLPVTLNDKEKDYITNLMPELSTVRAELLGFLTHALLGDSLAAEYLLLHFISTVYTRRDVLPLGKFSVNLSGCPRNNGYTKCLHRTIQQLVPLSYCLPMTLHNMNTLRFIPHKDYTANRLVSGVLQLASNTSLMLDETLLEQGQLDATGVRNVTALGNLITWQKVDYDFNYHQMEFPCNINVLITSEGRSLLPSDCQVHLQAQMIPANVEEYMTNLLTAVLPSMLKKFRIYLSLLRLMDYSISDEVTKAVEEDFVEMRKSNPQSITAEDLHHLLVVARLVSLSAGHTTLSRERWQRAKQLEALRRSRIQQQAHVNGNEP; this is encoded by the exons GTGCCTTCCTTGAACGATGTTCCACTGCATTACTTAAAGCCAAATAGCTTGGTGAAGTTTCGTTGTCTGATCCAGGATATGTTTGATCCAGAATTTTATATGGGGATTTATGAGACTGTGGATTCAAATGCCAAATCCAAG ATTCTACGCTTCGGAAAATACAAAGATGTTGCTGAATGTGGG CAAGAGGTTGCCTTAGACTCTCCCAAATGTGTAACTCTGGAAAGGCAAACATTTTATTGTATTCCTGTGCCTGGAGAGTCCGAGTGGGTCAAAG AAGTCTATGCCAGTACCAGCCAAGCCCGTGGGAATCCTTCCACATCCTACACTCCAAGTCGACACAAAAGAAGTTATGAGGAGGATGAAGACATGGAAATGCATCCCCCCAAACTAAAAGAGCAGCATGCAG CTGGCTGCAGTGGATCACAAGGATGTGGAGATGCAAAACGCCTTGAAAAGGAGGCTCCGCCTGGACACCAGAGCTTGTCAAACTGCACATCAATTGATCTCAACTTCCCATTACCAGAAGAGAAGGGCCCTGCATGCCTTGTGAAG GTCTATGAAGATTGGGATAGTTTCAAAGTCAATGATATGCTGGAAGTTTATGGGGTTTTATCAGTGGATCCAGCACTGGGAGTAATGAATGAAGACAG TACGAAGGATGGATTGTCGATCTCTGATCCGGCTGAGTATATGGACACCATGGAGGAACAACGTGTTCATAGTCCTCCACCTTCCTTGGTTCCAAGGCTTCATGCCATTGTCACTCGCAAACTTCAGCATGTTAATCCTTTCCTTCCTGTCACCCTGAATGACAAAGAAAAGGACT ATATCACAAACCTCATGCCTGAATTATCAACAGTCAGAGCTGAATTGCTTGGGTTTCTCACACATGCATTATTGGGCGATAGTCTGGCAGCTGAATATCTCCTGTTACATTTCATATCAACAGT ATACACACGGCGTGACGTTCTTCCATTGGGTAAGTTCTCGGTGAACCTGAGTGGCTGCCCCAGAAATAATGGTTACACAAAATGCCTGCACAGGACCATCCAACAATTGGTTCCATTA TCGTACTGTCTACCCATGACACTCCACAACATGAACACTCTGCGATTCATTCCACATAAAGACTACACAGCTAATCGCCTTGTTTCTGGAGTACTGCAGCTGGCCAGTAACACTTCTCTCATGTTAGATGAAACCTTGTTGGAACAGGGGCAGCTGGACGCCACAG GTGTTCGAAATGTGACGGCTCTGGGTAATTTGATTACTTGGCAGAAGGTAGACTATGACTTCAACTACCACCAGATGGAATTCCCTTGCAATATTAATGTACTCATCACTTCCGAAGGAAGATCTCTCTTACCA TCTGACTGTCAAGTCCACCTTCAAGCTCAGATGATTCCTGCCAACGTGGAAGAATACATGACCAACTTATTGACAGCTGTACTGCCTTCCATGCTGAAGAAATTTCGCATATACCTGAGCTTGCTTCGGCTAATGGACTACAGTATCTCTGATGAAGTAACCAAG GCTGTGGAGGAAGACTTTGTGGAGATGAGAAAGAGTAATCCTCAAAGCATAACTGCAGAAGATCTCCATCATTTGCTTGTCGTGGCAAG GTTGGTGTCGCTAAGTGCTGGCCACACCACTTTATCACGCGAGAGGTGGCAGCGAGCCAAGCAGCTGGAAGCTCTTCGCAGAAGTAGAATACAGCAACAAGCTCACGTAAATGGCAATGAACCTTGA
- the mcmbp gene encoding mini-chromosome maintenance complex-binding protein isoform X1: MPCVDDWVNDPLSAVQGIFVQNGAGGEWEKKVVEYFREKLKEATAANWVPSLNDVPLHYLKPNSLVKFRCLIQDMFDPEFYMGIYETVDSNAKSKILRFGKYKDVAECGQEVALDSPKCVTLERQTFYCIPVPGESEWVKEVYASTSQARGNPSTSYTPSRHKRSYEEDEDMEMHPPKLKEQHAAGCSGSQGCGDAKRLEKEAPPGHQSLSNCTSIDLNFPLPEEKGPACLVKVYEDWDSFKVNDMLEVYGVLSVDPALGVMNEDSTKDGLSISDPAEYMDTMEEQRVHSPPPSLVPRLHAIVTRKLQHVNPFLPVTLNDKEKDYITNLMPELSTVRAELLGFLTHALLGDSLAAEYLLLHFISTVYTRRDVLPLGKFSVNLSGCPRNNGYTKCLHRTIQQLVPLSYCLPMTLHNMNTLRFIPHKDYTANRLVSGVLQLASNTSLMLDETLLEQGQLDATGVRNVTALGNLITWQKVDYDFNYHQMEFPCNINVLITSEGRSLLPSDCQVHLQAQMIPANVEEYMTNLLTAVLPSMLKKFRIYLSLLRLMDYSISDEVTKAVEEDFVEMRKSNPQSITAEDLHHLLVVARLVSLSAGHTTLSRERWQRAKQLEALRRSRIQQQAHVNGNEP, encoded by the exons GTGCCTTCCTTGAACGATGTTCCACTGCATTACTTAAAGCCAAATAGCTTGGTGAAGTTTCGTTGTCTGATCCAGGATATGTTTGATCCAGAATTTTATATGGGGATTTATGAGACTGTGGATTCAAATGCCAAATCCAAG ATTCTACGCTTCGGAAAATACAAAGATGTTGCTGAATGTGGG CAAGAGGTTGCCTTAGACTCTCCCAAATGTGTAACTCTGGAAAGGCAAACATTTTATTGTATTCCTGTGCCTGGAGAGTCCGAGTGGGTCAAAG AAGTCTATGCCAGTACCAGCCAAGCCCGTGGGAATCCTTCCACATCCTACACTCCAAGTCGACACAAAAGAAGTTATGAGGAGGATGAAGACATGGAAATGCATCCCCCCAAACTAAAAGAGCAGCATGCAG CTGGCTGCAGTGGATCACAAGGATGTGGAGATGCAAAACGCCTTGAAAAGGAGGCTCCGCCTGGACACCAGAGCTTGTCAAACTGCACATCAATTGATCTCAACTTCCCATTACCAGAAGAGAAGGGCCCTGCATGCCTTGTGAAG GTCTATGAAGATTGGGATAGTTTCAAAGTCAATGATATGCTGGAAGTTTATGGGGTTTTATCAGTGGATCCAGCACTGGGAGTAATGAATGAAGACAG TACGAAGGATGGATTGTCGATCTCTGATCCGGCTGAGTATATGGACACCATGGAGGAACAACGTGTTCATAGTCCTCCACCTTCCTTGGTTCCAAGGCTTCATGCCATTGTCACTCGCAAACTTCAGCATGTTAATCCTTTCCTTCCTGTCACCCTGAATGACAAAGAAAAGGACT ATATCACAAACCTCATGCCTGAATTATCAACAGTCAGAGCTGAATTGCTTGGGTTTCTCACACATGCATTATTGGGCGATAGTCTGGCAGCTGAATATCTCCTGTTACATTTCATATCAACAGT ATACACACGGCGTGACGTTCTTCCATTGGGTAAGTTCTCGGTGAACCTGAGTGGCTGCCCCAGAAATAATGGTTACACAAAATGCCTGCACAGGACCATCCAACAATTGGTTCCATTA TCGTACTGTCTACCCATGACACTCCACAACATGAACACTCTGCGATTCATTCCACATAAAGACTACACAGCTAATCGCCTTGTTTCTGGAGTACTGCAGCTGGCCAGTAACACTTCTCTCATGTTAGATGAAACCTTGTTGGAACAGGGGCAGCTGGACGCCACAG GTGTTCGAAATGTGACGGCTCTGGGTAATTTGATTACTTGGCAGAAGGTAGACTATGACTTCAACTACCACCAGATGGAATTCCCTTGCAATATTAATGTACTCATCACTTCCGAAGGAAGATCTCTCTTACCA TCTGACTGTCAAGTCCACCTTCAAGCTCAGATGATTCCTGCCAACGTGGAAGAATACATGACCAACTTATTGACAGCTGTACTGCCTTCCATGCTGAAGAAATTTCGCATATACCTGAGCTTGCTTCGGCTAATGGACTACAGTATCTCTGATGAAGTAACCAAG GCTGTGGAGGAAGACTTTGTGGAGATGAGAAAGAGTAATCCTCAAAGCATAACTGCAGAAGATCTCCATCATTTGCTTGTCGTGGCAAG GTTGGTGTCGCTAAGTGCTGGCCACACCACTTTATCACGCGAGAGGTGGCAGCGAGCCAAGCAGCTGGAAGCTCTTCGCAGAAGTAGAATACAGCAACAAGCTCACGTAAATGGCAATGAACCTTGA